The genomic stretch TGTTGCGTTGCATCCACGCTCAGAATGAGACGGGCGGTTGCGGCACTACCGAATCCTGCCGCACCTGCGGCGCTTTTTTTGCCCTGATGAACGGCCTGGAAGGGAAACTCGATTGCCGGGATTGCCGGATATCTGTCCGCGCCGGTGATTCTGTTCGTGCCCTTGATGTGCGCGTCCTGGCTAGCCCCTTCGAGGTGGAGGGCCAGAAATTTTTGATCGTGACGATGACGGACATCAGCCATGAAAAGCGGCGCAAGATGTTGGAGCGGATCTTTTTTCATGATGTGATGAACACGGCCAGCGGTCTGCAGGGGCTCCTGGAGTTGGGCCGTGACGTGGAGGATCTGGAAGAGGCCAAGCACCTCTTCGTTGCGCTTGAATCGGTGGCGAGCGGTCTTGTCGATGAGATCGCCGAGCAGCGCGACTTGATCGCCGCAGAAAATGATGAGCTCAAGGTGAATCCCGCTTATATCCGCTCGCGGGAACTGTTGGACGGGCTGGTGCGCCAGTTTGCCGCCAATGACCAGTATGGGCGTTGGTCCGTCCGTCTCGACGGGCGCTCGGAGAATGTTACTTTTCTCAGTTCACCGGTGCTGCTGCGCCGGGTCTTGAAAAACATGCTGAAAAACGCCGTCGAGGCCTCGCCGCCTGGCGCTGTCATCACAGCCGGCTGCCGCAAGACGGGCGACTGGGTAGAATTCTGGGTGAATAACCCTGTGCCCATGTCGCGGGAGGTGCAACTCCAGGTCTTCAATCGCTCCTTTTCAACGAAAGGGGAGGGCCGGGGGTTCGGCACCTACAGCATGAAACTGCTGACAGAGCGTTACCTGAACGGGCGGATCTATTTTACGGTGTCGGCCGAGACGGGAACGACCTTCGTCGCCGCCTACCCCCTCGATAACAAAGAATGGAAGAACGAAGAATTTGCCGGGTAAAACAGTGGAAGCGGTTGAGGTGTTGCCGATGCATGTGGCCCTGCAATACTCCAAACCGGATCTGTGGCCTCTGGAGCCGGGACCGCTGGGGTGGAAGCTGCTTCGCCAGGGGCTGATGACCTTGGAACCGAGGACCTCCAGGGCGCCCTCGGAGGAGCGCCGCCACAGCAGTTGGGTCTATGTAGAGATCCCGGAAACAGCGCCAGCCGTCTACTGGCTGGTGCGGGAGTTGCTGCCCGGACCGATCAGCGGTCACGTCTGGCTGCACATCCGGGCGCCGCAGCGCTTCTGGGAGATCTATGAGGAATACGCCTCCGGCTTGGCTGAAGGCGGACCGGGACAGGTGGAATGCATCGTTGAAGCGGTTGCCCCGCCGGAAAACGCGACGGTCCATCGCTTGGAAGACCTCCTGCCGGAGCATTTTCACTCAGGACCGGTCTGGCGCTTCGTCCAGTTCTTGCTGGAACGCTGGGGTCGCCCCCTGTCCGCCGATTAGCCGAAGAATCTGCTGATGAGCGCATAGCCTTTTTTTGCGTGGGGAAACTGATAAAAACGCAAAAGGGGGATTTCAGAGATGCCGCAACAGCACATCCATTGCATTGTCAGCAACTGCCATTACTATGCTGCTGGGAACAAGTGTGTCGCCAACGAGATTCTCGTCGCCAGCGATAAGTTCGGCGCCAACCAGCCTGACAATGTGGACGCCTCCATGTCGGCCCAACTGACCGCCGTCTCTGTCAACGACTGCATGTCCACTTGCTGCAAGTCCTTCGTGCCGAAGGACTCCGGCAAGGTGGGCGTCGACGGGATCAAGAAAATGCAGTAAAGGATACTTTGGTTAGAGGACGATTTCGAATGAGCCGCCGGCTGATTGCCGACGGCTTATTTTTCGGTGCGCCCGGCATGGGCGTTGTCTCTAGGGTGGAAGTCCCGAACGCCGAAGGTGGCAGTAGGCGTTAGCTTAAGGCAAGGGTGTCCGCCGCGAGGCGGAATCTGAAGGAAGCCAGCGGCAAACCTCCGGCCCGAGGACCACGAACCCCAGGTGAGGCTAGCGGCAGTTGGATGAGCTTGCCGAACAAAGCGAAGTCCTTGTCACCGAAGGCTGCCGAGAGTAAATGGGGCGGGTAGATGGAGGGAAAGGCAACGTTCTTACCCGGGGAGGCCTGCCGGGGGACCAAGTAACTTGGGAAACCACGCCGAAAGGCGTGGCTGAACCGGCAGGAGTCAGCAGAGGTCATAGTAGGCTGGCCCGACGTCCGGCCAGATGAAGGACCGAACATGATGGAAGGGGAAGCGACGATGCGTTCGCGTGACGCGCAGAGACAGCCGAATATCCCGAAAGGGAACTGCCAACGGGAGGAAGCGGTGAATCCGCAGGGGACCGGTGGAGTGCCGAGCGCGTTACCGGCACAAGAAGCGAAGCAACCCCGCGAAGAGACGTATGATCTGATGGAGAAAGTCGTCGAACGAGGGAACATGACGGAAGCGTATAAGCGAGTCATGGCCAACAAAGGCGCGGCCGGAATCGACGGTATGGGGCTAGAATCCCTGCGCCCGTACCTAAAAGAGGAATGGTCGCGCATTAAACAGGAATTGTTGGAGGGGACCTATCGACCGCAACCGGTCCGGCGGGTTGAAATTCCCAAACCCCAAGGCGGAACACGGAAGCTGGGCATTCCCACTGTCGTCGATCGACTGATCCAACAGGCCCTGAACCAGATCCTGATGCCGATCTTCGACCCTGACTTTTCCACGAACAGCTACGGATTTCGTCCGGGAAAGAGTGCGCACCAAGCGGTGAAGAAAGCGAAGGAATACATCGCCGACGGCTACCGATGGGTGGTTGACATGGACCTGGCCCAGTTCTTTGATCGCGTCAATCACGACATTCTCATGGCGCGCGTAGCGCGCAAGGTGAAGGACAAACGAATCTTGAAGTTGATCCGAGAATACCTCAAGGCCGGGGTCATGCTCAACGGGATTCGTGTGAAGAGCGAGGAAGGAACACCCCAGGGAGGTCCACTCAGCCCTTTGCTGGCGAACATCATCCTGGATGATTTGGATAAGGCACTGGAAAGCCGGGGACATCGCTTCTGCCGGTACGCCGACGACTGTAACGTCTACGTCCGCAGTCGACGGGCAGGGCAACGAGTGATGGAGGGTATGGCAAAGTTTCTGGAGGGGCGGTTAAAACTGCAGGTCAACTGGGAGAAAAGCGCAGTCGACCGACCCTGGAACCGAAAGTTTCTGGGGTTTTCATTTACGTGGCATAAGGCAGCAAAGATTCGGCTCGCCCCCCAAACGGTGAAACGGGTGAAAGAGAAGATCCGCCAGTTCACTGGGCGGAACCGAAGCATTGCGATGGAGGACCGACTGGTCACCCTCAACCAATACCTGAAAGGCTGGATGGGCTACTTTCGACTCATTGACACGCCAAGCGTACTTAAAGAGTTGGATGAGTGGCTTCGCCGACGACTGCGGATGTGCCTGCTCAAGCAATGGAAGCGCCCGAAGACACGAAGACGAAACTTAGTGGCGTTGGGGATCCCGGAGGAATGGGCATGCAACATCAGCGGCTCACGAAAAGGATATTGGCGTCTGTCCTTGACCCCGCAAATGAATAAAGCCCTTGGCCTCGCCTACTGGCGGGAACAGGGCTTAGTCAGTTTAGTCGAAACATACCAATCTCATCGTCAACCAGCATGAACCGCCGTATACCGAACGGTACGTACGGTGGTGTGAGAGGACGGGGGTTAATCACCCCCTCCTACTCGATTCTTTACTTAAAAAAAGGAGATCCCTGGAGGAGCGTCGAAGAAATAAAACTCAATAGATGCTACGGGTGGTGATATGTAAGGCAAACCACTTTTGTCGCGAAATAAACACTGTTGAAGAGAGGGGATGCAATGCAAAAACGGTGGTTGTTTTTCTGGGCCATTTTGCTCAGCCTCAGCGCTATCCTGATTTCCCCCTTGCCGCCCTTCCCGGTTCTGCCGCCGGCTGAGGCCGCAACGGTCACCTTAGGCAATGAACGCCTGATGAGTACATACCATAGCCTCATCGCCGGCAAGCGCGTCGGCCTCGTCACCAACCAGACAGGTGTCAACAGCCGCGGTGAGCGCACTGTCGATATGCTGGCTCGGGATCAGTCAACGAAGCTCGTGGCCCTTTTCGGTCCCGAACACGGCGTCGACGGGACGGCCAAGGCGGGTGAGTACGTGGCCTCTTACCAGCATCCCACCTTGAACATCCCCGTCTACAGCCTCTACGGGCCGACGCGGATGCCCACCGAAGAGATGCTCCGCAATCTCGATGTGCTGCTCTTCGATATCCAGGACATCGGCGCACGCTCCTATACATACATGTCGACATTGAACTACTGCATGGTGGCCGCCCAGAAGTACAATAAACCGATCGTCGTTCTCGACCGGCCCAACCCTTTGGGCGGCGTCATCGCCGACGGTCCGGTGCTGGAGGATCCCTATAAAACTTTTGTCGGCGTAGATACTTTGCCTATGTCTCACGGCATGACTGCCGGTGAACTGGCCCTCTATTTCAATCGCAACATCGGCGCCAAGCTCACCGTCGTGCCGATGGCCGGCTGGCATCGCAACATGGTCTTCCAGGATACGGGGCTGCCTTGGGTAAACACGTCGCCTGCCATCGTCGATCTCGATGCTGCCTTTGGCTATATGGCCACCGGTCTCGGCGAAGGCACCGGCGTCTTCCAATCGAACTTCAAGTGGATCGGCGCCAAGGGCATCGACGCCGACAGGTATGCCGAACTGCTCAACGGAGCCGGCCTCCCCGGTGTCACCTTTGTTCCCGACCGGCGCGGCTCAGCCGGCGGGGTGCGGCTCCAGATCACCGATTACCATGCCTTCAATCCGGCCAAGACAGGCATCTACGCCTTGGCTTACGCTCATTCCCTCAACCGTTTCCCTGTGCCCAAAAGCGGTGACAAGGTGGTCATGTTCGACAAGATCATGGGCACCGACAAGGTGGGCATCTGGCTGGAGGCCGGCCTGTCGCCCCAGGAGATGGAGGAGAACTACCGTCCCGCTCTAGAGGCCTTTCGAGAAGAACGAAAGCGTTACCTGATCTATGGCGACCGGCTTGATTCGCCGCCGGGATTGATCGAACCGATCCGGGTGGTCGTCGACGGGCGTGAGGTTCCCTTTGATTCTGCTCCCTATCTGGACCGCAACGACCGGGTGATGGTCCCCTTGCGGGCCATCGCGGAGGCGCTCGGCGCTTCGGTCACCTGGAGCGGCGCCACCGGGACGATCACCGTCGAGAAGGCAGGGAAGAGGAGCATCTTTGTGGTCGGCAGCCCTTCTGCCGTGATCCAGGGGGCGCAAAAGCGTCTGGACGCCGCCCCTGTCATCTTGGGGGCTCGGACGATGATCCCTGCCCGTTATGTGACCGAGGCCGTCGGCGGCGCCGTCGAGTGGGACGGTGTGAGGCGAACGGTGATCGTGATGTCAAAAACAGAGAGGTGAACTCCCCTGTTGCAGGAACGCGCAAGCGGGGTGCCGCTGCACCCCACCTCGTTGCCCGGTCCCCACGGTGTCGGCGATCTTGGCGCCGATGCCTACCGGTTTGCCGACTTTTTATCCGGGCATGCAGATCAAGCCCCTTTCCTTCAGCGGTGACGATGGTTTCAACGGGCTCTTTTACGTCCTTCCGAAAGACCACTTTTTTCGTTATAATGATTTTGTCACCACTATCACGAAAAGGGGTCGATGTTTTTGATTAAGTTGCCCTATCATAAGACCCACCTGGAGCTTCCCCTGGAGCCGGGCCCTAAGGTGCGCCTGCTGACCCCGGAGAACCACGGATACACCCCGGGTGGAACTCAAGAAGAGATCGTCCGCCGTGCCCTGGCCAACCCCATCGCTTCACCGCCCCTGTCGGAACTCGTCAAGGGGAAGCGGAATATCGTCATCATCTCGAGCGATCATACCCGCCCTGTGCCGAGTCATATCAATATCCCGCTCATGCTCGAAGAGATCAAAAAGGGCAACCCTGACGCCGATGTGACCATCCTGGTCGCCACCGGCATGCACCGCCCGACGACCGACGAGGAACTGTTGGCCAAGTTCGGTCAGAAGGTCGTCGACGAGGTCAAGATCGTCAATCACCTCTCGGAAAAAGATGAGGACATGGCCTTTTTGGGCATCCTGCCTTCCGGCGGCGAACTGTGGGTGAACAAGCTGGCTGTCGAGGCCGATCTGCTCCTGGCCGACGGCTTCATCGAGCCCCACTTCTTCGCCGGCTTCTCCGGCGGCCGCAAGAGCGTCCTGCCCGGTGTCGCCTCCCGCAAGACGGTCATGTACAACCACAACTCCACCTTTATCTCCAGCCCCTATGCCCGCACGGGCAACCTGGAGAACAACCCGATTCACCGCGATATGCTCTTCGCCGCCGAAAAGGCCAAGCTGGCCTTTATCCTCAACGTGGTGATCAACGCCCAAAAAGAGATCATCTATGCTGTGGCCGGAGACACCGTCGAGGCCCACCTCAAGGGCTGCGCTTTTGTCCGTGAGCTGGTGGCCGTCAAGCCGATCCCCGGCGATATCGTCATCTCCACGAACGGCGGCTATCCCCTCGACCAGAACCTGTATCAAGCTGTCAAAGGCATGACAGCGGCAGAGGCGACGGCCAAGCCGGGCGCTGTCATCATCATGGTCGCCGGCTGCTCCGATGGGCTTGGCGGCGAGGACTTCTATCACCAGTTGGCCGATTTCCCCTCTCCTCAGGCTGCCATGGACACTTTCCTGGCGACAGCCAAAGAAGACACGCCGGCTGATCAGTGGGAATCGCAGATCCTCTGCCGCATGCTGATCAAGCATAAGGTGATCATGGTCAGCGACCCCAAATTGGCAGGCCTTTTCCGTGACATGCACCTCGACTACGCGAAAACGCTTGAGGAGGCGCTGGCTATGGCCAAAGCCGTCAAGGGCGATGATGCAGAGATCACCGTCATCCCCGACGGCGTCGGCGTCATCGTCGGATAGGACGGGCAGGCTGCCGAAAGGCTGGCTGGTCAGTTAGAAAAAAAGCTTTGGAACAAGCGCTTGAGATGAAAATGCTTCAGACAATAACGTCCAATAACGTTGCGCCCTCTCTGCAAAGGGAGGGCGCTTCGCTTCAGAAGCTTCTTTGTTTATGCGTAAGCGGACAAAGGTAAAGCGTAAGTGGACAAATCGCCGAATAATTACCAGCAGGCTACATACTGCTACACTTGTGGTATGATAAGGATTGAACTTGTCGGGAGGAGTCGGTTTTCATGGATCATTCGAGGCTGACCCATCTGTTGCGGGCGGTTCAGGACGGGCAGATGCCTGTGGAAGAGGCTGTCGATCGGCTGAAAGGTTGGCCCTATGAGGATATCGGTTTTGCCAAAGTCGATCACTACCGGGCTATCCACCAGGGTTTTCCTGAAGTCATCTTCGGCCTCGGCAAACGGCCGGAACAGACGGCGGTCATCTTCGAGCGGTTGGCCCGGACGGGGCTGCCGGTGCTGGCGACGCGCTGCACGGCGGAAGCCTTTGCTGCCGTCCAGGCCAAGGTTCCTGAAGCGGTCTTTCACGAACTGGCTCAGGTCATCACCCTGCGGGTGCCGGAAGAAAACGAGCGGCCCATCGGGACCATCGCTGTCGTTACGGCGGGCACGGCTGACCTGCCGGTGGCCGAGGAGGCTGCTGTCAGCGCTCTCGCCATGGGATGCCGGGTGAAGCGGATCTTTGACGTCGGTGTGGCCGGGTTGCACCGGCTGTTATCAAAACGGAATGAACTGAAGGAGGCGCAGGTGATCGTCGTCATCGCCGGCATGGAAGGCGCCCTGGCCTCTGTCGTGGCCGGCATGGTGGACATCCCCGTTGTGGCCGTGCCGACGAGCATCGGCTATGGCGCCAATTTCGGCGGTCTCTCGGCGTTGCTGGGCATGCTGAACTCTTGCGCCCTCGGCGTCGGTGTCGTCAATATCGACAATGGATTCGGCGCGGCGGCCTTGGCGGCGACGATCGTCCGCAGCGGAAGCCGTGAAGCAGGGAGGTTCCACGATGTGTAATAGCGATGAGCATGACCACGTTCACGATCACAGCCATCGCCAGAGCCACGATCACGGCCATTGCCACAGCCACGGCCATGAACATGCCTATAAAAAATCGCATGCAACGGGACGGGGACAGGGGCGAACGGCCGGCCATGGTCATGGGGAAAGCTGTAAATATGCCCAGGGCTGTCGGAATGATGCGTCTACGAATGGTCATAACATCCTCGTCGTCGATCCCGTCTCCGGCGCGGCTGGTGACATGTGGCTGGGCGCCCTGGTCGACCTGGGTGTTCCCTGGGAAGAACTGACGGAAGCCTTGCGAGGGCTCGGCGTCGACGGTTACGAACTGCGCTGTGACTCTGTTATATCCAAGGGGATCCGGGCCACGAAGGTGGAGGTCCTTCTCGATGACCGGCCCCAGCCCCATCGCCACCTCCATCATGTGGCGCAGATCATCGAAAATTCCGCCATGGCGGCCTCTGTGAAGGAGATGGCCATCCGGGTTTTTACGCGTCTGGCTGAATCGGAAGCCAAGGTGCACGGCTGTCCCGTCGAAAAGGTTCACTTTCATGAAGTGGGCGCTGTCGACGCCATCGTTGACATTGTCGGGACCTGCTGGGCGCTGGCATACCTGAAGGTGGAGGAGATCCTCGTCCTGCCCCTGCCGCTCGGATCGGGCACGGTCCGCTGCGCCCACGGGGTGATGCCCGTCCCTGCGCCGGCTACGGCCGACCTCGTCCGTGATTTCCCCGTCTACCTCGGCGGCGGGGAAGGTGAACTGGTCACGCCGACCGGCGCTGCCCTCTGCACAACCTTGGGGCGTCCCCATGACAGCCATTCGCAAGGGATGCCTTTGCGGATCGAACGGATCGGCCACGGGGCAGGCACCCGGCCGGCGAAGGACCGGCCCAATGTGTTGCGGTTGCTGCTCGGCCGGCGCGAAGAAGCGGGGAAAAGCTGGCTCGTCTGCATCGGCGGAACGGCTCATGCCCACGGACATAGCGACAGGCATGGACAGGGACATGGCAGCCATGGGGGTCATGTCGGTCACGGCGACCAGGGCGGTTACGGTGAGGGACGCGGTCAGGTGCTTGGGCAAGGTGCTCAAGGTCATGATGGCGTACATCATTCCCTTGTCGGACAGGCAGGAATTTGCCTGGGGGAGATGCAACGGGGCGGGAGTGAAAATAGCGCCGGCGCTATGCCGGCGCTCCTGTGGGAGGATGTACAGGTCATCGAGACGACCGTTGATGATATGAATCCTCAGTGGCTCTCGCCCCTGACAGCTCGGCTTTTTGATGCCGGCGCGCTGGATGTGCAAGCGGTTTCGGTGATGATGAAGAAAGGCCGTCTTGGCTGCCACCTGACGGTGCTTTGTCCACCGGAGCGCGGGGCGGTCGTGCTGGAGCAGCTCTTTGCCGAGTCGACGACGCTCGGTGTTCGCTCCCGCCTGGAGCGGCGGGCCTGCTTGGATCGGGACTGGGTGACGGTGACCACCGATGGCGGTCCGGTTCGACTGAAGCGAGGCATCTTAGGGGGGCGCGTCGTCAACATCCATCCCGAATTTGATGACTGTCAGGCGGCGGCGCGCCGGGGGAATCTGCCTGTCAAAGAGATTCACCGGCAGGCGTTGGCGGCTTACGAAGAGGAAAGGTCTAGAAAAGCCGAATAAGCCTAAAAATAATTGCAGGCTCCTTGAGGAATAATGCTATCTGAAAGGAGATCTGCTGTGGATGAATGTGTTGGGCAATCCCCTCGGTGTGCAGTTGCTGGCTGAAGTATGGGAATGCAATCCCGATAAACTCAACGACGTGAAGACGGTGGAAGCGATCATGATTCGCGCTGCCGAGAAATCAGGGGCCGATATTCGGGAAGTGGTCTTTCACCGCTTTGAACCGCAAGGTGTCAGCGGCGTTGTCGTCATCTCCGAATCCCACCTGACGGTCCACACCTGGCCGGAACTGGGATATGCCGCCGTTGACATTTTCACCTGTGGAGAACGGGTAAATCCTTGGGATGCGCTGGAGTCCATCGCCCAGGAACTCGATGCAGAAGAGGCTCATGCGATGGAGATCAGCCGAGGAATGAAAAACTTGAGCCGGTTGAAGAAAAAGATAGACCGGTCAAAAGAATAACCCTGGAAAAGAACCAGGGTTCAATCACGGTGATTCGCTGTTTAGCAGGAAGCCGGAGCATTTTGCTTGGCTTTTTTTTATTTCCCTTCGTCTAACCGGGCAGTCCCAATTCCTTCGCCAGCGCTCGGAAGGCCTCCAGCGAGTTTTCGATGATCCGCTTCTCGACACAGTAGGCGATGCGGAAATAGCCGGGCTTGCCGAAACCGCTGCCGGGGACGAGGAGGATGTTGTACTTCTGGGCGCGCCGGACGAACTCGACGTCATCAGCCAGGGGAGACTTGGGGAAGAGGTAGAAGGCCCCCTGAGGCTTGACCATCTCGTAGCCCATGGCGGTCAGGTTGTCGTAAAAGAGATCCCGTTTTTCCCGGTACTCGTCGATGTTCACCGATGCGTTCTGCAGTTTAGCCACCAGGCGCTGCATCAAGGCCGGCGCATTGACGAAGCCCAGGATGCGGTTGGCCAGCACCAAGCCGTCGAAAAGCAGGGGCGCTTCTTCGATTTCAGGACTGATGGCGATATAGCCGATGCGCTCTCCAGGCAAGGCCAGGTCTTTGCTGTGGGAGGTTACGACGATGCTGTTGCGGATGTGGGCGAAGACGGGAGGAACGGTCACCCCGTCGTAGACGATTTTCGCATAGGGCTCATCGGAGACGACGAACAGGGTTCGTCCGAACTCGGCGCCCTTGGCTTCCAAGAGTCGGTTCAATGCGTCGAGGCTGTCGGCGGGGTAGACGACGCCGGTAGGGTTGTTGGGGGAGTTGATGATGACAGCCCGCGTTTTCGCCGTCACCGCTGCGGCGATGGCGTCCAGGTCCAATTGAAAGTCTTCCTTTGACTGGACGATGACCGCCTTGCCGCCATGGTTGGCAAGGTAGCCTTTATATTCGACAAAGAAGGGAGCGGAGATGATCACCTCGTCGCCGGGGTCGAGGATCGTCTTGAAGACGACGTTCAGACCGCCGCCGGCGCCGACGGTCATCACCACATGGTCGGCGGTCAAGGCTTTGCCGCTGGCTGTGCTGAGGGCGTCGGCCACAGCCTGGCGGGTCTCGGGGTAGCCGGCGTTGCTCATGTAGCGGTGCATGCCGGGAACAGGGTGGCTGGCCAATTCCAAGAGGGCTTCCCGGAAAGCGGCCGGCGGTTCGTTGTTCGGGTTGCCGATGGTGAAGTCATAAACCTTGTCTTCGCCGTAAATCGGTTTCAGGCGCTCGCCCTCTTCGAACATCTTGCGGATCCAGGAGGACTGGCTGATCTGCGCGCGGATATGTTGTGCGACTGGGATAAGAATCGCTCCCTTCGGTGCGGAATGGTTTGTCCCTATGATAGCCTCTTCCGAGGCGCAGCTAAGTACAATTATACAGACCATACCCTTATCAGGCAAATCTTACTTTAAGTGATGGACTCTTCACGGAAGCATAAATAAAAGCCGGGAAGGAGCGCTTCATGGCGCCGCCTCCCGGCTTTTTGTGGTTGCGCAATGGGAAGGTTTGATTTTTGTCTGAGTGAACAGCCTACCCTTTCCAAATCAGAACGGCCGTTAACGGGCCAGGATCTCCCAGACCTCTCTCGGGTTCGTCGTCGGCGGCTTGCAGGCGAAGTTTTCGCAGACATAGTAGGTGGGACTATCGCCTTGGGGCGCCATATTCTCCACGAAAGGAGCCAACTCAGCCAGGTCCTTGTACTCACGATCGGCCAGCCGGTATAGGAAGAC from Heliomicrobium modesticaldum Ice1 encodes the following:
- a CDS encoding pyridoxal phosphate-dependent aminotransferase, translated to MPVAQHIRAQISQSSWIRKMFEEGERLKPIYGEDKVYDFTIGNPNNEPPAAFREALLELASHPVPGMHRYMSNAGYPETRQAVADALSTASGKALTADHVVMTVGAGGGLNVVFKTILDPGDEVIISAPFFVEYKGYLANHGGKAVIVQSKEDFQLDLDAIAAAVTAKTRAVIINSPNNPTGVVYPADSLDALNRLLEAKGAEFGRTLFVVSDEPYAKIVYDGVTVPPVFAHIRNSIVVTSHSKDLALPGERIGYIAISPEIEEAPLLFDGLVLANRILGFVNAPALMQRLVAKLQNASVNIDEYREKRDLFYDNLTAMGYEMVKPQGAFYLFPKSPLADDVEFVRRAQKYNILLVPGSGFGKPGYFRIAYCVEKRIIENSLEAFRALAKELGLPG
- the ltrA gene encoding group II intron reverse transcriptase/maturase; the protein is MMEGEATMRSRDAQRQPNIPKGNCQREEAVNPQGTGGVPSALPAQEAKQPREETYDLMEKVVERGNMTEAYKRVMANKGAAGIDGMGLESLRPYLKEEWSRIKQELLEGTYRPQPVRRVEIPKPQGGTRKLGIPTVVDRLIQQALNQILMPIFDPDFSTNSYGFRPGKSAHQAVKKAKEYIADGYRWVVDMDLAQFFDRVNHDILMARVARKVKDKRILKLIREYLKAGVMLNGIRVKSEEGTPQGGPLSPLLANIILDDLDKALESRGHRFCRYADDCNVYVRSRRAGQRVMEGMAKFLEGRLKLQVNWEKSAVDRPWNRKFLGFSFTWHKAAKIRLAPQTVKRVKEKIRQFTGRNRSIAMEDRLVTLNQYLKGWMGYFRLIDTPSVLKELDEWLRRRLRMCLLKQWKRPKTRRRNLVALGIPEEWACNISGSRKGYWRLSLTPQMNKALGLAYWREQGLVSLVETYQSHRQPA
- a CDS encoding exo-beta-N-acetylmuramidase NamZ domain-containing protein produces the protein MQKRWLFFWAILLSLSAILISPLPPFPVLPPAEAATVTLGNERLMSTYHSLIAGKRVGLVTNQTGVNSRGERTVDMLARDQSTKLVALFGPEHGVDGTAKAGEYVASYQHPTLNIPVYSLYGPTRMPTEEMLRNLDVLLFDIQDIGARSYTYMSTLNYCMVAAQKYNKPIVVLDRPNPLGGVIADGPVLEDPYKTFVGVDTLPMSHGMTAGELALYFNRNIGAKLTVVPMAGWHRNMVFQDTGLPWVNTSPAIVDLDAAFGYMATGLGEGTGVFQSNFKWIGAKGIDADRYAELLNGAGLPGVTFVPDRRGSAGGVRLQITDYHAFNPAKTGIYALAYAHSLNRFPVPKSGDKVVMFDKIMGTDKVGIWLEAGLSPQEMEENYRPALEAFREERKRYLIYGDRLDSPPGLIEPIRVVVDGREVPFDSAPYLDRNDRVMVPLRAIAEALGASVTWSGATGTITVEKAGKRSIFVVGSPSAVIQGAQKRLDAAPVILGARTMIPARYVTEAVGGAVEWDGVRRTVIVMSKTER
- the larB gene encoding nickel pincer cofactor biosynthesis protein LarB; its protein translation is MDHSRLTHLLRAVQDGQMPVEEAVDRLKGWPYEDIGFAKVDHYRAIHQGFPEVIFGLGKRPEQTAVIFERLARTGLPVLATRCTAEAFAAVQAKVPEAVFHELAQVITLRVPEENERPIGTIAVVTAGTADLPVAEEAAVSALAMGCRVKRIFDVGVAGLHRLLSKRNELKEAQVIVVIAGMEGALASVVAGMVDIPVVAVPTSIGYGANFGGLSALLGMLNSCALGVGVVNIDNGFGAAALAATIVRSGSREAGRFHDV
- a CDS encoding PAS domain-containing sensor histidine kinase, whose product is MESSSAFSIEFSVNMLAERLSRREVEAQANLIEKLEGVQVAFNALPHVIMVLNRQRQIIFTNSALLALLGDVDMEMVLGVRPGEVLRCIHAQNETGGCGTTESCRTCGAFFALMNGLEGKLDCRDCRISVRAGDSVRALDVRVLASPFEVEGQKFLIVTMTDISHEKRRKMLERIFFHDVMNTASGLQGLLELGRDVEDLEEAKHLFVALESVASGLVDEIAEQRDLIAAENDELKVNPAYIRSRELLDGLVRQFAANDQYGRWSVRLDGRSENVTFLSSPVLLRRVLKNMLKNAVEASPPGAVITAGCRKTGDWVEFWVNNPVPMSREVQLQVFNRSFSTKGEGRGFGTYSMKLLTERYLNGRIYFTVSAETGTTFVAAYPLDNKEWKNEEFAG
- the larC gene encoding nickel pincer cofactor biosynthesis protein LarC — translated: MCNSDEHDHVHDHSHRQSHDHGHCHSHGHEHAYKKSHATGRGQGRTAGHGHGESCKYAQGCRNDASTNGHNILVVDPVSGAAGDMWLGALVDLGVPWEELTEALRGLGVDGYELRCDSVISKGIRATKVEVLLDDRPQPHRHLHHVAQIIENSAMAASVKEMAIRVFTRLAESEAKVHGCPVEKVHFHEVGAVDAIVDIVGTCWALAYLKVEEILVLPLPLGSGTVRCAHGVMPVPAPATADLVRDFPVYLGGGEGELVTPTGAALCTTLGRPHDSHSQGMPLRIERIGHGAGTRPAKDRPNVLRLLLGRREEAGKSWLVCIGGTAHAHGHSDRHGQGHGSHGGHVGHGDQGGYGEGRGQVLGQGAQGHDGVHHSLVGQAGICLGEMQRGGSENSAGAMPALLWEDVQVIETTVDDMNPQWLSPLTARLFDAGALDVQAVSVMMKKGRLGCHLTVLCPPERGAVVLEQLFAESTTLGVRSRLERRACLDRDWVTVTTDGGPVRLKRGILGGRVVNIHPEFDDCQAAARRGNLPVKEIHRQALAAYEEERSRKAE
- the speD gene encoding adenosylmethionine decarboxylase, encoding MNVLGNPLGVQLLAEVWECNPDKLNDVKTVEAIMIRAAEKSGADIREVVFHRFEPQGVSGVVVISESHLTVHTWPELGYAAVDIFTCGERVNPWDALESIAQELDAEEAHAMEISRGMKNLSRLKKKIDRSKE
- the larA gene encoding nickel-dependent lactate racemase, translating into MFLIKLPYHKTHLELPLEPGPKVRLLTPENHGYTPGGTQEEIVRRALANPIASPPLSELVKGKRNIVIISSDHTRPVPSHINIPLMLEEIKKGNPDADVTILVATGMHRPTTDEELLAKFGQKVVDEVKIVNHLSEKDEDMAFLGILPSGGELWVNKLAVEADLLLADGFIEPHFFAGFSGGRKSVLPGVASRKTVMYNHNSTFISSPYARTGNLENNPIHRDMLFAAEKAKLAFILNVVINAQKEIIYAVAGDTVEAHLKGCAFVRELVAVKPIPGDIVISTNGGYPLDQNLYQAVKGMTAAEATAKPGAVIIMVAGCSDGLGGEDFYHQLADFPSPQAAMDTFLATAKEDTPADQWESQILCRMLIKHKVIMVSDPKLAGLFRDMHLDYAKTLEEALAMAKAVKGDDAEITVIPDGVGVIVG
- a CDS encoding DUF1540 domain-containing protein — protein: MPQQHIHCIVSNCHYYAAGNKCVANEILVASDKFGANQPDNVDASMSAQLTAVSVNDCMSTCCKSFVPKDSGKVGVDGIKKMQ